The Opitutales bacterium ASA1 genome window below encodes:
- a CDS encoding PatB family C-S lyase produces MHSSGRPGALLVSMPYDFSSIVSRHGTDSQKWQKYRGRNILPMWVADMDFHVAPEIVAAVHARADDAVYGYCRPTDSTIASVVDYLRRSFDWRVEVDWLVWLPGLVPAINLACRAVGERGDAVATLTPVYPPFLSAPRLAERRLIASDLVLRNGRWEIDWERLEASLTPDTRLFLLCHPHNPVGRVWRRDELERIADLCLRHDLVLCSDEIHCDLILDDLPHVPTGTLGSEIAARTITLLAPSKTYNIAGLGCSFAVISDSRLRTRFKNAGMGVLAEVNNFGYAACEAAYRHGEPWRQALLRRLRANRDIVETTIASGALPGVSMAHIEATYLAWLDVSALGLEDPVAFFEAGGVGLSGGTPFGDPRHVRLNYGCPEETLREGLARMQASLARRA; encoded by the coding sequence TTGCATTCGTCCGGACGGCCGGGTGCGCTCCTCGTCAGCATGCCCTACGACTTTTCCTCGATCGTGAGCCGCCACGGCACCGACAGCCAAAAGTGGCAGAAGTACCGCGGCCGCAACATCCTGCCGATGTGGGTGGCCGACATGGATTTCCACGTCGCTCCGGAGATCGTCGCCGCCGTGCATGCCCGGGCCGACGACGCCGTCTACGGCTACTGCCGGCCCACGGATTCCACGATCGCATCGGTGGTCGACTATCTTCGCCGCAGCTTCGATTGGCGCGTGGAGGTCGACTGGCTGGTCTGGCTGCCGGGCCTCGTGCCGGCCATCAATCTCGCCTGTCGCGCCGTCGGGGAGCGTGGCGACGCGGTCGCGACGCTCACTCCGGTCTACCCGCCGTTTCTTTCGGCGCCACGGCTCGCCGAGCGCCGGCTGATCGCCAGCGACCTCGTCCTACGAAACGGCCGCTGGGAAATCGATTGGGAGCGACTCGAGGCTTCGCTCACGCCGGACACGCGGTTGTTTCTCCTTTGCCACCCGCACAATCCGGTGGGCCGCGTCTGGCGGCGCGACGAACTCGAGCGGATCGCCGACCTCTGCCTGCGGCACGACCTCGTGCTGTGCTCCGACGAGATCCACTGCGACCTGATCCTCGACGATCTCCCTCACGTCCCGACCGGGACACTCGGCTCGGAGATCGCGGCGCGCACGATCACGCTCCTCGCCCCGAGCAAGACTTACAACATCGCCGGGCTCGGATGCTCCTTCGCCGTGATCTCGGACTCCAGGCTCCGCACTCGCTTCAAGAACGCAGGCATGGGCGTTCTCGCCGAGGTCAACAACTTCGGCTACGCCGCCTGCGAAGCCGCCTACCGTCACGGCGAGCCATGGCGCCAAGCCCTCCTGCGCCGGCTGCGCGCGAACCGGGACATCGTCGAAACCACGATCGCCTCCGGTGCGCTCCCGGGCGTGTCGATGGCGCACATCGAGGCGACTTACCTCGCTTGGCTCGACGTCTCCGCACTCGGCCTCGAAGACCCCGTCGCCTTCTTCGAAGCAGGCGGCGTCGGCCTCTCCGGAGGAACTCCTTTCGGTGATCCGCGGCACGTCCGCCTCAACTACGGTTGCCCCGAAGAAACGCTCCGCGAAGGCCTCGCCCGCATGCAGGCATCCTTGGCCCGTCGCGCCTGA